A stretch of Paenibacillus mucilaginosus 3016 DNA encodes these proteins:
- the hpf gene encoding ribosome hibernation-promoting factor, HPF/YfiA family, with amino-acid sequence MKFNIRGVNIEVTDALRDHVEKKLSRLEKYFEAPPTSEVSVSLSVLKGLQAVEVTIPLPNLLLRAEERQADMYASVDLVVDKLERQIRKAKTKANRKIRQEGGLKDLFRASEPDDSYVAVHEEEDDFELVRTKRFTLKPMDIDEAILQMNMVGHNFFVFANSDTSEVNVVYKRNDGKYGLIEPAK; translated from the coding sequence GGTTACAGATGCGTTGAGAGATCATGTGGAAAAGAAACTCAGCAGACTTGAGAAGTACTTCGAGGCTCCCCCTACATCGGAAGTAAGCGTTTCACTTAGCGTATTGAAAGGTCTGCAGGCTGTGGAGGTTACCATTCCGCTGCCGAATCTGCTCCTGCGGGCGGAAGAGAGACAGGCCGATATGTATGCCTCCGTCGATCTGGTGGTGGACAAGCTCGAACGCCAGATCCGCAAAGCGAAAACGAAAGCCAACCGGAAGATCCGTCAGGAGGGCGGGCTCAAGGATCTGTTCCGTGCCTCGGAGCCGGACGATTCCTATGTTGCCGTTCACGAAGAGGAGGATGACTTCGAGCTGGTTCGGACGAAGCGGTTTACGCTGAAGCCGATGGACATTGACGAGGCCATTCTGCAGATGAACATGGTAGGTCATAACTTTTTTGTCTTCGCCAATTCCGATACGTCAGAAGTCAACGTGGTTTATAAACGCAACGACGGCAAGTATGGATTGATCGAACCGGCCAAGTAA